A genomic stretch from Shewanella sediminis HAW-EB3 includes:
- a CDS encoding alkyl/aryl-sulfatase: MKRELNMAVTILLSLSLFGSLAFASGGGSVIAAKPLGVEKDATSFTQEINTDLLKVLPFKDSRDFKNAQKGFIARGEEVIKDKDGNIIFSTKEFDFMQNLKKKAPATVNPSLWRQMLLVNIAGLFKVHDHIYQVRNYDLANLTIIEGKSGLIIMDPLVSAEAAKAALDLYFEHRPKKPVKAVIYSHSHVDHFGGVRGIVNDDDLKAGKVKIFAPYDFMENAIAENVMAGNAMSRRASYMYGNVLPKDVKGNIGAGLGTTTSAGTVTLVAPTNIIKEDWEDHVIDGLHFEFQLTLNTEAPSEMHYYIKEYRALCPAENVNHTMHNLYTLRGAKVRDSKVWAKHIDNMLLKWGDKSDVLFAPHHWPSWGTQDIKKHVAQQRDTYKFLHDQVLRLANHGYTMDEIGDMVKLPAELDNNWASHGYYGSISHNARAIYNFYLGYFDGNPAHLHKLPPEPAAKKYVEFMGGADNVIKQAKNTYAKGEYRWTAEVLSHVVFAEPDNQQAKALLADTLEQLGYVAESGPWRNFYLSGARELRTGVKAMPTPNTASPDIVQNMSATMLLDYMAVRLNPEKAVGKKMKIGFNFTDTNELYTLILQNSTLNNRIGLDDDADTRIVTTRVTLDNIMLGKLTIAEGVKNGAIKVEGTKGKFKELQGMLDDFEFWFNIVTP; the protein is encoded by the coding sequence ATGAAACGTGAATTGAATATGGCCGTCACAATCTTGTTAAGTCTTTCTTTGTTCGGTTCATTGGCATTTGCCAGTGGCGGTGGATCAGTTATAGCTGCCAAACCTTTAGGTGTTGAGAAAGATGCAACAAGTTTTACTCAGGAGATCAACACAGATCTGCTCAAAGTACTACCGTTCAAAGACTCTCGCGATTTTAAAAACGCACAAAAGGGTTTTATCGCTCGTGGAGAGGAGGTCATCAAGGATAAAGACGGAAACATCATATTCAGCACCAAGGAATTTGACTTTATGCAGAACTTGAAAAAGAAAGCTCCTGCTACAGTCAATCCAAGCCTTTGGCGTCAGATGCTTCTGGTGAATATTGCAGGGCTTTTCAAAGTTCACGACCACATCTATCAAGTTAGGAATTATGACCTTGCAAACCTGACTATCATCGAAGGGAAAAGTGGCCTGATCATTATGGATCCGCTTGTTTCGGCAGAAGCGGCCAAAGCAGCGCTTGATCTCTACTTTGAACACCGCCCTAAAAAACCAGTCAAAGCCGTGATCTATTCACATTCCCATGTTGATCATTTCGGTGGGGTACGCGGGATTGTGAATGACGACGATCTAAAAGCTGGAAAGGTTAAAATTTTTGCACCTTACGATTTTATGGAAAATGCCATTGCTGAGAATGTTATGGCGGGGAATGCTATGAGTCGCCGGGCCTCTTACATGTATGGCAACGTACTTCCAAAAGATGTTAAAGGTAATATCGGAGCTGGTCTGGGTACCACAACCTCAGCAGGAACAGTCACACTGGTTGCGCCGACAAATATCATCAAAGAAGATTGGGAAGATCATGTTATAGACGGACTCCATTTTGAATTTCAGTTGACACTGAATACGGAAGCGCCATCTGAAATGCATTACTACATTAAAGAGTATCGTGCATTATGCCCTGCCGAAAACGTCAACCACACCATGCATAACCTCTACACCCTGCGCGGGGCAAAAGTACGAGACTCAAAAGTATGGGCTAAACATATTGATAATATGCTGTTGAAATGGGGGGATAAATCTGACGTACTTTTTGCACCACACCACTGGCCTAGCTGGGGCACTCAAGATATTAAAAAGCATGTTGCTCAACAACGTGATACTTACAAATTCCTCCACGATCAGGTACTCCGATTAGCAAATCACGGCTATACCATGGATGAAATTGGCGATATGGTAAAACTGCCTGCCGAGCTTGACAATAACTGGGCAAGCCATGGCTACTACGGTAGCATCAGCCACAATGCACGTGCGATCTACAACTTCTATCTGGGCTATTTTGACGGAAACCCTGCTCACCTCCATAAGCTTCCACCAGAACCTGCGGCTAAAAAATATGTCGAGTTTATGGGAGGCGCAGATAACGTTATTAAACAAGCCAAAAATACTTATGCTAAGGGCGAATATCGTTGGACTGCTGAGGTGTTAAGCCATGTTGTCTTTGCCGAACCAGACAACCAGCAAGCAAAAGCTCTCCTGGCTGATACTCTAGAACAGTTAGGATATGTTGCTGAATCAGGTCCATGGCGCAACTTTTATCTATCAGGTGCGCGCGAATTGCGCACAGGGGTCAAAGCGATGCCAACGCCGAATACCGCAAGCCCGGATATTGTTCAAAACATGTCTGCAACCATGTTGCTCGATTACATGGCGGTACGACTGAATCCGGAGAAGGCCGTAGGTAAAAAGATGAAAATTGGATTTAACTTCACTGATACCAACGAGCTATATACTCTGATCTTACAGAACTCTACACTTAATAACCGTATTGGTCTTGATGATGACGCTGACACTAGGATTGTGACTACCCGTGTAACACTCGATAATATTATGCTGGGTAAATTGACGATAGCCGAAGGCGTGAAGAACGGTGCAATAAAAGTTGAAGGCACCAAAGGTAAATTTAAAGAGCTTCAAGGTATGTTGGATGATTTTGAATTTTGGTTCAATATCGTAACCCCATAA
- a CDS encoding ATP-binding protein — MSFFQNNLRFQIIFPLSLIMAVMLAVLSFSIPILVKRNAEQHAIHTALNSLKQMKVLRAYYTKNIVKKVQEFGVLKPAIKHLGEPDKIPLPATMIHDLSQLFDEDGSKLSLYSAYPFPNRQHIALDPFQQKAWLRLNDNPSQIISAVNNINSHTILRVAISDQMQVQACVDCHNNHPLTPKADWQIGDVRGVLEMSIDISSQLALANTLSLWIISCMLIACILLIILFYFLTGKITEQVSNISQGMIALGKGNYEIELPQDSTTLETHQMYTAFKLFKTALLERQALENQQQVFETEKVNSLGRMVASIAHDVNTPIGISVTATGFLQDEIELLAKKFASGELNEEDFESFLASSQSSMTILSRNLSSAADLIRSFKQVSVDQMSEQAREVLISEYFKEVIHSMLPKTKRAQVTVDLDCVEDRACFIFPGLLSQVITNLISNSIIHGFPEQNGGSITLVVSAQEHEVSIHYRDNGIGISDDILPKVMDPFFTTNRDEGGSGLGLSIIHNIITQKLNGHIKLTSGLGKGLTVDISFPVLQAAAN; from the coding sequence ATGTCATTCTTTCAGAATAATTTACGGTTTCAGATAATATTCCCACTTTCACTTATTATGGCGGTTATGTTAGCTGTGCTTAGTTTTTCTATTCCAATACTGGTTAAAAGAAATGCAGAGCAACATGCAATACATACAGCGCTTAACTCCTTAAAACAAATGAAAGTATTACGTGCTTATTATACCAAGAACATAGTTAAGAAAGTGCAAGAGTTTGGCGTATTAAAGCCGGCGATTAAGCACTTAGGCGAGCCTGATAAAATTCCTCTGCCAGCAACCATGATTCACGATTTAAGCCAATTGTTTGATGAAGATGGGAGTAAATTGAGCTTATACAGCGCTTACCCATTTCCTAACCGTCAACATATTGCACTTGACCCTTTTCAACAAAAAGCTTGGTTAAGACTCAATGATAATCCGAGCCAAATAATTAGTGCCGTAAATAATATAAATAGTCATACGATATTAAGAGTCGCGATTTCTGATCAAATGCAAGTTCAAGCTTGTGTGGATTGTCATAATAACCATCCACTAACGCCTAAAGCTGACTGGCAGATAGGTGATGTACGTGGCGTATTAGAGATGAGTATAGATATTTCATCACAGCTTGCCTTAGCAAATACATTAAGTTTATGGATAATTTCATGCATGCTCATTGCATGTATATTACTGATCATACTCTTTTATTTTTTAACGGGAAAAATAACTGAACAAGTGAGTAATATCTCTCAAGGCATGATTGCTCTTGGTAAAGGCAATTATGAAATAGAGCTCCCTCAAGACTCTACCACCTTAGAAACACATCAAATGTACACGGCATTTAAACTGTTTAAAACTGCGCTATTAGAACGTCAAGCTCTTGAAAATCAGCAACAAGTATTTGAAACAGAAAAAGTCAATTCATTGGGTAGAATGGTAGCCAGCATTGCTCATGATGTGAATACCCCCATAGGTATTAGCGTTACCGCAACGGGATTTTTGCAAGATGAAATTGAATTATTAGCCAAGAAATTTGCCTCTGGGGAGTTAAATGAAGAGGACTTTGAGAGCTTTTTAGCGTCGAGTCAAAGTTCAATGACAATTTTATCTCGAAATTTATCTTCAGCGGCAGATCTCATTCGCAGCTTTAAACAAGTATCGGTTGATCAGATGAGTGAACAAGCGCGAGAAGTATTGATATCCGAATACTTCAAAGAGGTCATTCACAGCATGTTGCCTAAAACTAAAAGAGCACAAGTGACGGTTGATTTAGACTGTGTTGAGGATCGCGCTTGCTTTATTTTTCCGGGTTTATTATCTCAAGTGATAACTAACTTGATAAGCAACTCCATTATCCACGGCTTTCCAGAACAAAATGGTGGCTCGATTACGCTTGTGGTATCAGCACAGGAGCATGAAGTTAGCATACACTATCGTGATAATGGTATTGGTATTAGCGACGATATTCTGCCAAAGGTGATGGACCCCTTTTTCACCACTAATAGAGATGAAGGAGGCAGCGGGCTAGGATTAAGCATTATTCACAATATCATCACTCAAAAACTCAATGGTCATATCAAGCTAACCAGTGGGCTAGGTAAAGGACTAACAGTGGATATCTCTTTTCCCGTGTTACAAGCAGCAGCTAATTGA
- a CDS encoding Ig-like domain-containing protein encodes MKYKLVILIQMVFMVGLVAWWLGGLVACGGSESSQQEAETDTPAGTVITAVTGVSLSLNDSTIELGSTLSLTASVLPSDASNQAVTWESSDSNVAGVDVKGGLRPILPVALRSL; translated from the coding sequence ATGAAATATAAATTGGTTATCTTGATTCAAATGGTATTCATGGTTGGCTTGGTGGCTTGGTGGCTTGGTGGCTTGGTGGCCTGTGGTGGAAGTGAGAGTTCGCAGCAAGAGGCTGAAACTGATACACCGGCGGGGACAGTAATCACGGCGGTGACTGGGGTGAGCCTTTCATTAAATGATTCAACAATTGAGCTTGGTTCGACCCTGTCGTTAACGGCGAGTGTGTTGCCTAGCGATGCGTCAAATCAAGCTGTTACTTGGGAGTCCAGTGACAGCAATGTCGCTGGTGTTGATGTCAAGGGGGGGTTACGGCCCATACTGCCGGTAGCGCTAAGATCACTGTGA
- a CDS encoding MFS transporter yields the protein MNTEKMPLQVWILTLAAFAIGTAEFVIAGILPQVATSLSISEGQAGYLISAYALAIVFGGPILTIYLARFNKKAVLIGLMVLFIIGNLLSAFAPNYTSLFISRVITGLVQGPFYGIGAVVATNLVSKKMAGRAVGQMFAGLTLANVLGVPGGTWIGLQFGWHTTFLTVAGLGIVALLFILAVLKSAGHGEAKNIKTQLMAFKNPMLIASLAITVFAWSGFMTLYGYLAPIAMHITGFAEHDVTWILVIVGMGLIIGNTLGGRSSDKNLQKASMFWTLAMIVTLLLVGFTVENKLLFIASAFLFGIASFANVPAMQLRVMNHGGEAQELAATANISAFNLANAFGGFLGGMVLDSRLGAGMIPYAAIIIPIIGLWFIYSTNKRELVHS from the coding sequence ATGAATACAGAAAAAATGCCGCTTCAGGTATGGATTTTAACGCTTGCAGCATTTGCGATTGGCACCGCAGAATTTGTGATTGCAGGCATTCTTCCCCAAGTTGCCACATCCCTGTCCATTTCAGAAGGTCAGGCAGGTTACTTAATTAGCGCCTACGCGCTGGCGATTGTGTTTGGTGGCCCAATACTCACAATTTACCTGGCTCGGTTTAACAAAAAAGCGGTACTGATAGGCTTAATGGTACTCTTCATTATTGGCAATTTACTTTCCGCTTTTGCGCCTAACTATACCTCGTTATTCATCAGCCGAGTGATCACAGGCTTAGTCCAAGGCCCCTTCTATGGTATTGGCGCCGTCGTCGCTACTAACTTAGTCTCTAAGAAAATGGCCGGGCGCGCCGTCGGACAAATGTTTGCAGGCCTCACCTTGGCCAATGTATTGGGTGTACCCGGAGGCACTTGGATTGGGTTGCAGTTTGGCTGGCATACCACGTTTTTAACCGTTGCAGGTCTTGGTATTGTGGCATTGCTGTTCATACTCGCCGTACTCAAATCCGCAGGTCACGGTGAAGCCAAGAATATTAAAACTCAGCTAATGGCGTTCAAAAACCCTATGCTAATTGCAAGTTTAGCCATTACCGTATTTGCCTGGTCTGGTTTTATGACACTCTATGGCTACCTGGCACCAATTGCTATGCACATTACTGGTTTTGCTGAGCACGATGTCACTTGGATTCTGGTCATCGTCGGTATGGGGCTCATCATAGGTAATACTCTTGGTGGTCGCTCATCAGATAAAAACCTACAAAAAGCTTCAATGTTTTGGACGCTGGCAATGATAGTGACACTGCTATTAGTCGGCTTCACCGTTGAAAATAAACTGCTGTTCATCGCCAGCGCATTCCTGTTCGGTATTGCATCATTTGCCAATGTGCCAGCCATGCAATTACGGGTGATGAACCACGGTGGAGAGGCACAAGAACTCGCGGCAACAGCCAATATTTCAGCCTTTAACTTAGCTAACGCCTTTGGAGGATTCCTTGGGGGGATGGTATTAGATAGCCGATTAGGTGCAGGCATGATCCCTTACGCCGCAATAATCATCCCCATCATTGGTTTATGGTTTATCTACTCAACCAATAAACGTGAACTGGTACATAGCTAA
- a CDS encoding dehydrogenase — protein MYAHARDNLPVGKVGTAIDIAKGNLFVIDNSFMTGAIIDINGGVLVAGFLPPPRT, from the coding sequence ATGTATGCGCATGCAAGAGATAACCTGCCCGTAGGTAAGGTCGGTACAGCTATAGATATCGCCAAAGGAAACCTCTTTGTCATCGATAATAGCTTCATGACCGGCGCCATCATCGACATCAATGGCGGCGTATTAGTAGCAGGCTTCCTCCCTCCCCCCAGAACTTAA
- a CDS encoding LysR family transcriptional regulator — MDKFSDMEMFASIVKHQGLAAAGRELGLSPATMTARLQALEERYGIKLLNRSTRHISLTDSGDLYHKACLEILDSVRGTENLLQKGVKEVKGSLKISAPKDVGKQYILPILSEFVERYPEVTPYLYLNDHLSNIAESGIDVVIRYGELADSNLILRRLASSRRVLCASPEYLVKKGTPLTPQDLAGHDCLAMIRSHEELKTWHFQLNEQRKSVTVVPKRFSDDGEVIRRWALEGAGIALKSLIDVQVDINERRLVTVLNGYMKNFDTSTSMSSTNLNVVYMSRQYQPKRIRLFLDFLFEKFETELNIPKARG, encoded by the coding sequence ATGGATAAATTTTCGGATATGGAGATGTTTGCAAGTATTGTTAAGCATCAGGGCTTAGCGGCCGCGGGGCGAGAGTTAGGTTTATCGCCTGCAACTATGACGGCGAGGTTGCAAGCGTTAGAAGAGAGGTATGGCATAAAGCTACTTAATCGCAGTACCCGGCATATCTCACTGACTGACTCAGGTGACCTCTATCATAAAGCCTGTTTGGAGATATTAGACAGTGTCAGGGGAACTGAAAATCTGCTACAGAAGGGTGTGAAAGAGGTTAAGGGCAGCTTGAAAATATCAGCCCCTAAAGATGTCGGTAAGCAGTATATTTTGCCGATACTTTCAGAGTTCGTTGAGCGCTACCCTGAGGTCACTCCCTATCTCTATCTGAATGATCATCTCTCAAATATTGCTGAATCAGGTATTGATGTCGTTATTCGTTATGGCGAACTGGCCGATAGTAATCTTATTTTAAGGCGGTTAGCGTCGAGTCGCCGTGTATTGTGCGCCTCGCCAGAATACTTAGTTAAAAAAGGCACGCCGCTAACACCACAAGATCTTGCCGGACATGATTGCTTAGCAATGATTCGCAGTCATGAAGAGCTTAAAACCTGGCACTTTCAACTCAATGAACAGCGTAAATCGGTAACTGTTGTTCCTAAACGATTTTCTGACGACGGTGAAGTCATAAGGCGTTGGGCGTTAGAAGGGGCAGGTATTGCGCTTAAATCTCTAATCGATGTACAAGTGGATATTAATGAGCGGCGTCTAGTCACTGTGTTGAATGGATATATGAAAAACTTCGATACATCGACATCGATGTCGAGTACCAACCTTAATGTGGTTTATATGAGTCGCCAGTATCAACCTAAGCGGATTCGATTGTTTTTAGACTTCTTGTTCGAAAAGTTTGAAACTGAGCTGAATATCCCAAAAGCCAGGGGGTAG
- a CDS encoding NAD/NADP-dependent octopine/nopaline dehydrogenase family protein: MKITIIGAGNAGSACAFMAAEAGHKVRLLKTSNRITHDDHFEAMVKNRGIYCIDNTRKGHFTDSADDAEKTFQPLELITRDPKEAIEGTDVIMIFIQTTYHPALAERIAKYFTDDQLVILVPGYAGSIFYNKCCDNNPIFAEGESTPNDARVVEPGTVKVLFKNARNSLSFFPATRTDEGMALASRLFPAYNIEKSKVRKNIFESALHNPNIIVHTIGQYVMYPMLEYCAKHHPDEVPYMYRDALSTDMAWLMIDKLDAEKMAVLNALGCEPIPYLEACLFRNEEDLNQDPREVFESYKISSPPGPYSFDNRYVTEDVPMGLVLLSSLGEKLGINMPECNRLIEMCGGILERDFYEEGRTLASLGLDELTREELLHFVEIEKSGTTTLAAVV; this comes from the coding sequence ATGAAAATCACCATAATTGGGGCTGGTAATGCTGGTTCTGCTTGTGCGTTTATGGCTGCTGAGGCAGGACATAAAGTAAGACTATTGAAGACTTCGAACCGTATTACTCATGATGACCATTTTGAAGCTATGGTCAAAAACAGGGGAATATATTGCATCGATAACACAAGAAAAGGGCATTTTACAGATAGTGCTGATGATGCCGAAAAAACCTTTCAACCATTAGAATTGATTACGCGAGACCCTAAAGAAGCGATCGAGGGAACCGATGTAATAATGATTTTTATTCAAACCACATACCATCCGGCTTTAGCCGAAAGAATCGCGAAATACTTCACTGATGATCAATTAGTTATCCTAGTTCCAGGGTATGCAGGCAGTATCTTCTATAATAAATGTTGCGATAATAATCCAATATTTGCCGAAGGGGAATCTACCCCTAATGACGCAAGAGTGGTTGAACCTGGCACAGTGAAAGTCCTATTTAAAAATGCCAGAAATTCGCTGTCATTTTTCCCCGCCACCAGAACGGATGAAGGAATGGCCCTTGCATCCCGCTTGTTCCCTGCCTACAACATTGAAAAGAGCAAAGTTCGAAAAAATATATTCGAATCTGCACTACACAATCCCAATATCATTGTTCACACTATCGGGCAGTATGTTATGTATCCGATGCTTGAGTATTGTGCAAAGCATCACCCTGATGAAGTGCCATATATGTACAGAGATGCGCTTTCAACTGACATGGCATGGCTAATGATAGATAAATTAGACGCTGAAAAGATGGCGGTGTTAAATGCTCTGGGATGTGAACCCATTCCTTATCTGGAAGCTTGTTTATTCAGAAATGAAGAAGATCTTAATCAAGATCCCAGAGAAGTTTTTGAAAGCTATAAAATCTCATCACCTCCAGGCCCTTATAGTTTCGATAATAGATACGTAACTGAAGATGTTCCTATGGGGCTGGTTTTATTATCCTCATTAGGCGAAAAGTTAGGTATTAACATGCCTGAGTGTAATCGTTTGATCGAAATGTGTGGCGGTATTTTAGAAAGAGATTTTTATGAAGAGGGCAGAACGTTAGCTTCGTTAGGGTTAGATGAACTAACAAGGGAGGAGTTATTGCATTTTGTAGAAATAGAAAAGTCGGGAACGACCACTTTAGCAGCGGTCGTGTGA
- a CDS encoding NAD-dependent epimerase/dehydratase family protein: MGQTAIVLGATGVVGRELLEQLSLAPQIDEIIAITRRPIDSNKCASAKVTNHVVNFERLEEYASTFKADILCSCLGTTLKLAGSIERQRLVDLDYQYIAAKLALNNGVSHYLLVSSSAANPDSSSAYLKMKGELEAKITALNFPQTSIIQPSLLLGDRQDFRLGEKLASALLPLLCKLPGLQRYRPITGKQVATKMCKIAIQAPSSEGSNPVERSTVNSKPQYYRLDELFD, translated from the coding sequence ATGGGACAAACAGCAATAGTACTGGGCGCAACTGGCGTAGTAGGCCGTGAACTGCTCGAACAGCTAAGTCTGGCACCTCAGATAGACGAGATTATCGCCATCACCCGCAGGCCGATTGATAGCAACAAGTGTGCATCAGCTAAAGTCACTAATCACGTGGTTAACTTTGAACGATTAGAAGAGTATGCCAGCACCTTTAAGGCAGATATTCTCTGCTCCTGCCTAGGCACCACATTGAAACTCGCCGGCTCCATCGAACGGCAACGCCTTGTCGATCTAGACTATCAATACATCGCCGCCAAACTCGCCTTAAACAATGGCGTAAGCCACTACCTGCTGGTCTCATCCAGCGCAGCAAACCCTGACAGCAGTAGCGCCTACCTGAAGATGAAAGGTGAGCTGGAAGCAAAGATCACCGCCCTCAACTTCCCCCAAACCAGCATCATTCAACCCTCACTGTTATTAGGCGATCGACAAGACTTCCGCCTCGGCGAAAAACTCGCAAGCGCCTTGCTGCCACTCCTGTGCAAGCTACCGGGACTTCAAAGATATCGCCCCATCACAGGCAAACAAGTCGCCACTAAGATGTGCAAAATCGCGATACAAGCCCCTTCCTCTGAAGGTAGCAATCCAGTAGAAAGAAGCACAGTAAATAGTAAGCCTCAATATTACCGACTGGACGAACTATTTGATTAA
- a CDS encoding DUF2999 family protein, producing MNPILAILKEHNVSDTQINELFQTLTENPLMAMGTIGQLGIPPEKLQQLMALVMQNPALIKEAVEELGLDFSKVEAAKAQLQQ from the coding sequence GTGAATCCAATTCTTGCGATCTTAAAAGAACACAATGTCAGTGACACACAAATTAATGAGCTGTTTCAGACTCTGACCGAAAACCCCTTGATGGCGATGGGCACAATCGGCCAGTTAGGCATTCCTCCTGAAAAGCTGCAACAGCTAATGGCGCTGGTCATGCAAAACCCCGCCTTGATAAAGGAAGCCGTTGAAGAACTGGGCTTAGATTTTTCAAAAGTTGAAGCTGCCAAGGCTCAGCTACAGCAATAA
- a CDS encoding DUF2799 domain-containing protein: protein MKFKIFAAIAALSLTQCTSLNLEQCKHSDWYSLGMTDGNSGSASSTLNGYIEDCREFGLGVNTEQWTAGYRAGLENYCQPENGYKLGLQGSYYNGVCANNEFVKRYNEGHRQFEIKNKIARIQSRLKDIERELTQVNKKIHAKQDVASNKEDKKSLKNERHDLEKELMLLRIGAADILPIQLLF, encoded by the coding sequence ATGAAATTTAAAATATTTGCTGCGATAGCGGCCTTGAGTCTGACTCAATGTACAAGTTTAAACCTGGAACAATGTAAACATTCCGACTGGTACTCCTTAGGCATGACCGACGGAAACAGCGGATCGGCATCTTCAACTCTAAATGGATACATAGAGGACTGTCGCGAATTTGGTCTGGGCGTGAATACCGAGCAGTGGACTGCCGGTTACCGGGCGGGACTTGAGAACTACTGTCAGCCAGAAAATGGTTACAAACTAGGCTTGCAGGGTTCTTACTACAACGGGGTCTGTGCTAATAACGAATTCGTTAAACGTTACAACGAAGGCCATCGTCAATTTGAGATCAAAAATAAGATCGCCAGAATTCAATCCCGGCTCAAAGATATCGAGCGTGAACTTACCCAGGTCAATAAGAAGATCCATGCCAAACAGGATGTGGCGAGTAATAAAGAGGATAAAAAAAGCCTTAAGAACGAAAGGCATGATCTGGAAAAGGAATTGATGCTGCTGCGCATAGGCGCCGCCGATATCCTCCCCATCCAGCTTCTTTTTTAA
- a CDS encoding cysteine synthase A, with protein MKSSPHSQERPLTLSPVLGNVTQLIGNTDLLRINSISDLTGCEILLKCEQQNPGGSIKDRAALQMVQDAIFSGKLKPGMTIVEGTAGNTGIGLALVAKALRFKMLVVMPRGQAPEKEQMINLYGAELLLVDACPFANPNHFYHTAKRIAEGNDNYWWADQFENTSNSKAHYEHTGPEIWQQTQGEIDALVSVAGTGGTIAGNSRYLSEMHHGLKTWLVDPDGSGIYAYLKTGQYVSSGSSFTEGIGIMRSVENFRQAKVDKAITLPDRDLIAIARHVRECDGIALGSSSALNVAGALYAAAKMGAGKTIVTFCCDLAERSSSKLYNEDFLVEKGFSESCESIEEMFERYQNEPAEAVVDVHR; from the coding sequence ATGAAATCTTCTCCACATTCTCAAGAGCGACCTCTCACACTCTCGCCTGTTTTGGGAAATGTCACCCAGCTTATCGGAAACACAGACCTGCTGCGTATCAACAGTATTTCAGATCTGACTGGCTGTGAAATATTATTGAAGTGCGAACAACAGAATCCGGGCGGTTCGATTAAAGATCGAGCTGCACTGCAGATGGTTCAGGATGCGATTTTCAGCGGCAAACTTAAGCCGGGTATGACCATAGTCGAGGGGACTGCGGGGAATACCGGTATAGGGCTGGCGTTGGTGGCTAAGGCGCTCAGGTTTAAGATGCTGGTGGTCATGCCCAGGGGCCAGGCCCCTGAAAAAGAGCAGATGATTAACCTGTATGGTGCAGAGCTGTTGCTGGTTGACGCCTGTCCCTTCGCAAACCCCAATCACTTTTATCACACAGCGAAACGCATTGCCGAGGGAAACGATAACTACTGGTGGGCCGATCAGTTTGAAAATACCAGTAACAGTAAGGCGCATTATGAGCACACCGGACCGGAGATCTGGCAGCAGACTCAGGGAGAAATAGATGCATTAGTCTCAGTGGCCGGGACCGGAGGTACCATTGCCGGAAACTCACGTTACCTGTCTGAAATGCATCATGGATTGAAAACCTGGCTGGTGGACCCCGATGGCTCGGGGATCTACGCCTACCTTAAAACCGGCCAGTATGTGTCCAGCGGCAGCTCCTTTACCGAAGGGATAGGCATCATGCGCAGCGTCGAAAACTTCCGTCAGGCTAAGGTGGATAAGGCTATCACACTGCCAGACAGGGATCTTATCGCCATTGCACGTCACGTTAGGGAATGCGACGGTATTGCTTTAGGCAGTAGCTCGGCGTTGAATGTCGCAGGTGCACTGTACGCCGCGGCAAAAATGGGGGCGGGGAAGACTATTGTGACGTTTTGCTGCGATCTAGCCGAACGCTCCTCCTCTAAACTCTATAATGAAGATTTTCTGGTTGAAAAAGGGTTCTCAGAATCCTGTGAGTCCATTGAGGAGATGTTTGAGCGTTATCAAAATGAACCTGCAGAAGCGGTCGTCGATGTTCATCGTTAA